One stretch of Chitinivibrionales bacterium DNA includes these proteins:
- the arsS gene encoding arsenosugar biosynthesis radical SAM (seleno)protein ArsS (Some members of this family are selenoproteins.) → MEPQTTPFEKKLRATSLFPLLSQDIITLQINVGRRCNLQCKHCHVEAGPGRTEVMSRATLEKCLAIAAGPSIATIDITGGAPEMNPHVEWFIDAAAKLGKRLIVRSNLIILLEKEYECFLDVYVRNKVELAASLPHWKAEKCDRQRGTGAFDKVVGVIRMLNGRGYGREGSGLVLDLVHNPIGSFLPGPQSALEQEYKAELGTVHGISFNKLFCLTNSPVGRFKEYLSAKGCYEEYMATLDRAFNLGAAENVMCRTTLSIGWDGAIYDCDFNQMLGLKVDHAAPNHIEKFDLRALRQRRITLDDHCYACTAGQGSSCQGAVGKPAVVRS, encoded by the coding sequence ATGGAACCACAAACTACCCCTTTTGAAAAGAAATTGCGGGCAACATCGCTGTTCCCGCTTTTGAGCCAGGACATTATTACCTTGCAGATCAATGTGGGGAGGCGTTGCAATCTCCAGTGTAAACATTGCCACGTTGAGGCAGGGCCGGGCCGGACCGAGGTGATGTCGCGCGCAACGCTCGAAAAATGTCTCGCCATCGCGGCAGGGCCGTCCATAGCCACCATCGATATTACCGGCGGGGCGCCGGAAATGAACCCGCACGTTGAGTGGTTCATTGATGCCGCGGCCAAACTCGGGAAGCGGCTGATTGTGCGCTCCAACCTGATTATCCTTCTCGAAAAGGAATACGAATGTTTTCTGGATGTTTACGTACGCAACAAGGTGGAACTGGCTGCGTCACTGCCGCATTGGAAGGCGGAGAAATGCGACCGCCAGCGCGGAACGGGCGCGTTCGACAAAGTTGTTGGAGTCATTCGGATGCTCAACGGCCGTGGATACGGTCGTGAGGGCAGTGGTCTGGTTTTGGACCTGGTGCACAATCCGATTGGATCGTTTCTGCCCGGGCCGCAGTCCGCACTCGAACAGGAATACAAAGCCGAGCTGGGGACCGTTCATGGCATCAGCTTTAATAAACTCTTTTGCCTTACCAACAGCCCGGTGGGCAGGTTCAAGGAGTATCTTTCCGCCAAGGGCTGCTATGAGGAATACATGGCGACGCTCGATCGGGCATTTAATCTGGGCGCCGCGGAGAATGTGATGTGCCGCACCACGCTGTCTATCGGGTGGGACGGTGCAATTTACGATTGCGACTTCAACCAGATGCTCGGCCTCAAGGTAGACCATGCTGCGCCGAACCATATCGAGAAATTCGACCTGCGCGCCTTGCGGCAACGGCGAATCACTCTGGATGATCATTGCTATGCGTGCACTGCGGGGCAAGGTTCCTCATGCCAGGGCGCTGTGGGGAAGCCAGCTGTTGTGCGCTCCTGA
- a CDS encoding HU family DNA-binding protein: MSNVTKKDLVQTVSDKTGLTQVDTGIILESFLEAVSSSLKQGRNIEIRGFGRFKIKKTKAREARNPMTGEAVHINAGIKPVFKASRELTARLRTAHAKVELMSQFDHP, from the coding sequence ATGTCGAATGTCACCAAAAAAGACCTTGTCCAAACCGTTTCAGACAAAACGGGCCTTACCCAGGTTGATACCGGGATAATTCTTGAAAGCTTTCTTGAGGCGGTTTCTTCGTCGCTGAAACAAGGCAGGAACATCGAAATCCGCGGCTTCGGGAGGTTCAAGATCAAAAAAACGAAGGCCAGGGAGGCAAGGAACCCCATGACAGGTGAAGCGGTGCATATCAATGCGGGGATCAAGCCTGTTTTCAAGGCATCGAGGGAGCTGACTGCACGTCTCCGTACGGCCCACGCCAAAGTGGAGCTTATGTCCCAGTTTGACCATCCGTGA
- a CDS encoding arsenosugar biosynthesis-associated peroxidase-like protein translates to MAHQYYESADLADFPNIEEFARDQGKAFFDYYGCSTTAGKLTEREKSLIALAVAHTEHCPYCIDTYTTKCLSLGLTSDEMMEAVHVGASMVAGAVLAHATQMRKIIRKNEM, encoded by the coding sequence ATGGCTCACCAGTATTATGAAAGTGCGGATTTGGCCGATTTCCCCAACATCGAGGAATTTGCGCGCGACCAGGGAAAGGCCTTTTTCGACTACTATGGCTGCTCCACCACAGCGGGAAAGCTCACAGAGCGCGAAAAGTCTTTAATAGCCCTTGCCGTTGCCCATACTGAGCACTGCCCATATTGTATCGACACCTACACCACAAAGTGCCTTTCTCTCGGTCTTACCAGCGACGAGATGATGGAGGCGGTGCACGTGGGCGCATCGATGGTCGCGGGCGCCGTATTGGCACATGCCACCCAGATGAGAAAAATCATTCGGAAAAATGAGATGTAG
- a CDS encoding glycosyltransferase — MIGLWRLWPKRGPLWAVFLLAVAFRAALLPFPANSDVNRYIWEGKVQNAGYNPYALAPDSPRLAALRDFTWKGVNHKSVPAGYGPVAELLFRLCAARTTSPFFFKIIFTLFDLGVMLFLALLMRTWSMEPGHLLLYALNPLVLYAIAGEGHLESVMLFWIAGSFYFFRKQNHILTFLFFGLACATKLTPVFLFPFLLRRNNVAWSILALAPIGLYGLYLAPGLSFLSVPLQFATMFHFNGFAATILSWFMPFSLVPVFCLALLIVVMLYLFFFTPDRLRAAFYAAGAFFLVSTTAHPWYLLLATILLPFYQSRPWILLHLTVGFAALVNIGYVETGVWKESSLLWAAEYIPFALLSLWGFFRGASFAPAQYPPPSFLSIVIPTLNERENIVACINAIVPCEALCHEVIVADGGSADGTRDVLRNLPAVRVVTSAQGRGIQIRQGIAAARGDVILVLHADSRPDKTLISRLATVLGKNPHVSGGAFRARYQSARSRYTLTSLLNNGRTMLTGISFGDQAQFFRTAAIGDRFPAYKIMEDVELSFLMKERGSVAFLPCSIGNSVRKWERDGYVRNFVIVLWLNLKYVLQRRFGLVSSDCEDYYVRYYQGKQGLQWQAQLPYAAQ, encoded by the coding sequence ATGATTGGCTTGTGGCGTTTATGGCCCAAGCGCGGACCGTTGTGGGCCGTCTTTCTCCTTGCCGTTGCTTTTCGTGCCGCGCTCCTGCCGTTTCCGGCCAATAGCGATGTGAACCGGTACATATGGGAAGGGAAAGTCCAGAACGCCGGATACAACCCCTATGCGCTTGCGCCGGACTCGCCCCGTCTAGCGGCGCTTCGCGATTTTACGTGGAAAGGAGTCAACCATAAGTCTGTGCCCGCCGGGTATGGTCCCGTTGCCGAACTCCTGTTCCGGTTGTGCGCTGCAAGAACAACGTCGCCGTTCTTTTTCAAGATCATCTTTACCTTGTTTGATCTCGGCGTCATGCTTTTTCTGGCCCTGCTCATGCGCACTTGGTCAATGGAGCCAGGGCATCTTCTCCTCTATGCGCTTAATCCGCTCGTGTTGTATGCAATAGCGGGAGAGGGGCATCTTGAAAGCGTCATGCTCTTCTGGATCGCAGGCTCTTTTTACTTTTTTCGTAAACAAAACCATATCCTCACGTTTCTTTTCTTCGGCCTGGCGTGTGCCACAAAGCTCACGCCGGTTTTTCTGTTTCCGTTTTTGCTCAGGCGAAACAACGTCGCTTGGTCGATTCTTGCGCTCGCGCCTATTGGCCTTTACGGATTGTATCTGGCGCCCGGTCTATCATTTCTTTCAGTACCGCTGCAATTTGCCACCATGTTTCATTTTAACGGTTTTGCGGCAACGATTCTCTCGTGGTTCATGCCCTTTTCACTGGTCCCTGTGTTTTGCCTCGCGCTGTTGATCGTTGTGATGCTGTATCTGTTCTTCTTTACGCCGGATCGTTTACGCGCTGCATTTTACGCGGCCGGCGCATTTTTTCTGGTCTCAACCACCGCGCATCCATGGTACCTGTTGCTCGCCACGATACTATTGCCGTTCTACCAGTCGCGGCCTTGGATTCTGTTGCACCTTACCGTCGGGTTTGCGGCACTTGTCAACATTGGCTACGTGGAAACGGGTGTGTGGAAAGAATCGTCCCTGTTATGGGCCGCCGAATATATTCCGTTTGCCCTGCTTTCGCTGTGGGGCTTTTTCCGTGGCGCATCGTTTGCGCCGGCACAATACCCGCCGCCCTCGTTTCTCTCAATAGTCATTCCAACCCTCAACGAGCGGGAAAACATCGTTGCGTGCATCAACGCCATTGTGCCGTGCGAGGCGCTTTGCCACGAGGTCATCGTGGCGGACGGCGGGTCGGCCGACGGGACCCGCGATGTCCTCAGGAACCTTCCGGCCGTGCGGGTCGTGACATCGGCGCAGGGTCGCGGCATTCAAATCCGGCAGGGCATTGCTGCGGCACGAGGAGACGTCATTCTTGTATTGCACGCAGACAGCAGGCCGGACAAAACCCTGATTTCCCGGCTCGCCACCGTTCTTGGAAAAAACCCGCATGTTTCCGGCGGTGCGTTTCGCGCCCGGTACCAAAGTGCCCGGAGTCGGTATACGCTCACATCGCTGCTCAATAACGGCCGGACAATGCTTACCGGCATTTCTTTTGGCGACCAGGCACAGTTCTTCCGTACGGCGGCGATTGGAGACCGGTTCCCGGCGTATAAAATCATGGAGGATGTAGAGCTTTCCTTTCTCATGAAGGAACGCGGTTCGGTGGCGTTCCTTCCCTGCAGCATAGGCAATTCGGTGCGAAAGTGGGAGCGCGACGGCTATGTGCGAAATTTCGTTATAGTTTTATGGCTCAATTTGAAATATGTACTGCAACGAAGGTTCGGGCTCGTTTCTTCAGATTGCGAAGACTATTATGTTCGCTATTATCAAGGAAAGCAAGGTTTGCAATGGCAGGCTCAATTGCCTTACGCCGCACAGTGA
- a CDS encoding TIGR04282 family arsenosugar biosynthesis glycosyltransferase has protein sequence MAGSIALRRTVIVFAKVPQKGAVKTRIAATHGDDCALAIYIAMLQCTAQTLVRFHHHVAYTGAQAPRELARYFPRATSFFRQQGRTLGERQKNAFLHCAGLGYDRFCLIGCDCPGRTGGDIAAAFAALDNGYDAVIGPAADGGYHLIAGSAECTGLFDVQGWSTPRLLSKTLEAAKQLGICCRLLEPRSDIDTYADFLTWRGPAR, from the coding sequence ATGGCAGGCTCAATTGCCTTACGCCGCACAGTGATAGTATTTGCAAAAGTGCCCCAAAAGGGCGCTGTCAAAACGCGGATCGCCGCGACGCACGGCGACGATTGCGCGCTGGCAATTTACATTGCCATGCTGCAATGCACCGCCCAAACGCTCGTGCGATTTCACCATCACGTGGCATACACGGGCGCGCAGGCCCCCCGCGAACTTGCCAGGTATTTTCCCAGGGCAACGTCGTTTTTCCGGCAGCAGGGGAGAACATTGGGAGAGCGCCAGAAGAACGCGTTTCTGCACTGCGCCGGGCTTGGATACGACAGGTTCTGTCTCATCGGATGCGATTGCCCCGGCCGCACCGGCGGGGACATCGCGGCTGCGTTCGCCGCACTTGACAATGGATACGACGCTGTAATCGGGCCGGCCGCCGACGGCGGTTACCATCTAATCGCCGGATCGGCCGAATGCACCGGTCTTTTCGACGTGCAGGGCTGGAGTACACCCCGTCTCCTTTCCAAAACGCTTGAAGCGGCAAAGCAGCTTGGGATTTGTTGTAGGTTGCTGGAACCCAGAAGCGATATCGATACCTACGCCGATTTCCTCACATGGAGAGGCCCGGCGCGATGA